In one window of Kitasatospora sp. MMS16-BH015 DNA:
- a CDS encoding DoxX family membrane protein — MFLHGGASALAGPERLEPAAAPVVRGLADRLPGVPRDTRTAIRLNGGVQVAAACLLATGHFARPAAAALAATLVPVTWAGHRFWEAEDEQERAQQRIHFLKNLSMLGGLLIAAADTGSGPSLAWRARHHRLQHSA, encoded by the coding sequence ATGTTCCTGCACGGCGGTGCCAGTGCGCTGGCCGGCCCCGAACGGCTGGAGCCGGCCGCCGCACCGGTGGTCCGCGGTCTCGCCGACCGACTGCCGGGCGTCCCACGGGACACCCGGACGGCGATCCGGCTCAACGGCGGGGTCCAGGTGGCCGCCGCCTGCCTGCTCGCCACCGGGCACTTCGCGCGCCCGGCCGCAGCCGCCCTGGCCGCCACCCTGGTGCCGGTCACCTGGGCGGGGCACCGCTTCTGGGAGGCCGAGGACGAGCAGGAGCGCGCCCAGCAGCGGATCCACTTCCTCAAGAACCTCTCGATGCTCGGCGGTCTGCTGATCGCGGCGGCCGACACGGGCAGCGGGCCGTCCCTGGCCTGGCGGGCCCGGCACCACCGCCTCCAGCACTCCGCCTGA
- a CDS encoding helix-turn-helix transcriptional regulator: MVRIPLSPAERRRGERLGALLRAARGHRSMVEVAAAAGLSPETLRKIETGRAPTPSFFTVAALAAALGASLEELARASAAGSDRFSAEEDEGPERLSA, encoded by the coding sequence ATGGTCAGAATTCCACTGTCGCCCGCCGAGCGGCGCCGGGGCGAGCGCCTCGGGGCCCTGCTCCGCGCCGCCCGGGGCCACCGCAGCATGGTGGAGGTGGCCGCGGCGGCCGGGCTCTCCCCGGAGACCCTGCGCAAGATCGAGACCGGCCGGGCGCCCACCCCTTCCTTCTTCACGGTCGCGGCCCTGGCGGCGGCGCTCGGCGCCTCGCTGGAGGAACTGGCGCGGGCCAGCGCAGCGGGCTCCGACCGGTTCTCGGCGGAGGAGGACGAGGGCCCGGAGCGGCTCTCGGCCTGA
- a CDS encoding GNAT family N-acetyltransferase, giving the protein MDIRTTGYGHPDAQQLAEEVQQEYVRRYGDMDVTVMHPDHFDQPAGLFVVAYLDGRPVACGGWRAKEPNEHGLREGDAELKRMYVAPAARGRGLARAVLRHLEETARAAGRTRLVLESGTEQPEALGLYASEGYQPMAGFGVYRDAPECVCMSKELPVIAGR; this is encoded by the coding sequence ATGGACATTCGTACGACCGGGTACGGCCACCCGGATGCGCAGCAGCTGGCCGAAGAGGTGCAGCAGGAGTACGTCCGCCGCTACGGCGACATGGACGTGACCGTGATGCACCCCGACCACTTCGACCAGCCCGCCGGCCTCTTCGTGGTGGCCTACCTGGACGGGCGGCCGGTGGCCTGCGGCGGCTGGCGGGCCAAGGAGCCCAACGAGCACGGCCTGCGCGAGGGCGACGCCGAGCTCAAGCGGATGTACGTGGCACCCGCCGCCCGGGGCCGCGGGCTGGCCCGGGCCGTGCTGCGCCACCTGGAGGAGACCGCCCGCGCGGCCGGCCGCACCCGGCTGGTGCTGGAGAGCGGCACCGAGCAGCCGGAGGCGCTCGGGCTCTACGCCTCCGAGGGTTATCAGCCGATGGCCGGGTTCGGGGTCTACCGGGATGCGCCGGAGTGCGTCTGCATGTCCAAGGAGCTGCCCGTCATAGCGGGTCGGTAA
- a CDS encoding DUF2306 domain-containing protein encodes MNRPSRARWTRIAAVTITAVCVGYAPIAMTDIWPYADPQAPAIGQWLLARAVSARYMADALATRTGPYAHSLAALVVHTVLGGLLMLLGPAQLFTAVRRRLRLHRALGVVYALTVLVSMGGAAVYLARTAPKDAFGGEAFWIVLATILVGTVLSTLLGVLAAIGRLPAAHQRWMLLCYGYLMTAPLLRIEWMVLPWFFPGQSMTAINRIALTHLGSLVAFGALLGSRALDRRAKVPGAEGSWAPVPVVVGAQLAGVAGIAWLGVELVGSGAEGRQQFLGYVVPYVACALVMVWRRAVAGREGRAWAREEWGVHLTAMGLAPVFSAGAALVFQHALGVDELTALTAGVGIGCGMLAFFATAVVAVRLMYAREVVRRRPAAETVTLAGSAVVPAA; translated from the coding sequence GTGAACCGTCCCAGTCGAGCCCGATGGACGCGGATCGCCGCCGTCACGATCACCGCCGTCTGTGTGGGCTACGCGCCGATCGCGATGACCGACATCTGGCCGTACGCCGACCCGCAGGCGCCCGCGATCGGCCAGTGGCTGCTCGCCCGGGCCGTCTCGGCGCGGTACATGGCCGACGCGCTGGCCACCCGTACCGGCCCGTACGCGCACAGCCTGGCCGCGCTGGTGGTGCACACCGTGCTCGGCGGCCTGCTGATGCTGCTGGGCCCGGCCCAGCTGTTCACCGCAGTCCGCCGTCGGCTGCGGCTGCACCGCGCCCTCGGCGTGGTCTACGCCCTCACCGTGCTGGTCTCGATGGGCGGGGCCGCCGTCTACCTGGCCCGCACCGCTCCGAAGGACGCCTTCGGCGGGGAGGCGTTCTGGATCGTGCTCGCCACCATCCTGGTCGGCACCGTGCTGAGCACCCTCCTGGGCGTGCTGGCCGCGATCGGGCGGCTGCCCGCCGCGCACCAGCGGTGGATGCTGCTCTGCTACGGCTACCTGATGACCGCTCCGCTGCTGCGGATCGAGTGGATGGTGCTGCCCTGGTTCTTCCCCGGCCAGTCGATGACGGCGATCAACCGGATCGCCCTCACCCACCTCGGCTCACTGGTCGCCTTCGGCGCCCTGCTCGGCTCCCGAGCGCTCGACCGGCGGGCCAAGGTGCCCGGTGCGGAGGGCAGTTGGGCGCCGGTGCCGGTGGTGGTGGGGGCGCAGCTCGCCGGGGTGGCCGGGATCGCGTGGCTGGGCGTGGAGTTGGTCGGCTCGGGTGCGGAGGGGCGCCAGCAGTTCCTCGGGTACGTGGTGCCCTACGTGGCCTGCGCGCTGGTGATGGTGTGGCGCCGGGCGGTGGCCGGCCGGGAGGGCCGGGCCTGGGCGCGTGAGGAGTGGGGCGTGCACCTGACGGCGATGGGCTTGGCGCCGGTGTTCTCCGCCGGGGCGGCGCTGGTCTTCCAACACGCTCTGGGCGTCGATGAGTTGACGGCCCTGACCGCCGGGGTCGGGATCGGCTGCGGGATGCTCGCGTTCTTCGCCACGGCGGTGGTCGCGGTGCGGCTGATGTACGCGCGGGAGGTGGTCCGGCGGCGGCCCGCCGCCGAGACGGTGACACTGGCGGGGAGCGCGGTGGTGCCGGCCGCCTGA
- a CDS encoding Ig domain-containing protein — protein sequence MGTPHTRGAARLALAGLASLSLVTGATMAFASAPAPAPSTGGAVVNPYSPAYQHSYRHGVVPTIQQHAKMQSWAAQHPTPNVATGPETLSYGGGIDGIGVQSGHSKVYLVFYGNQWGTQTTDANGNAKFSGDSAGAAGATQQMFKGIGTNGELWSADLTQWCDGPNVATGATSCPSNANFIPYQTGGVLAGVWYDNAAASPSAASGHQLGQEAVNAAGHFGNTTAASNRDAYYVILSPHGTNPDNYQNQYCAWHDYNGDTTLTGGAVTSPYGDVAFSNQPYNIDSGAGCGVGFVNSPGTLDGWTMTLGHEWHEMMSDQNPAGGWTNNVSGSSYQGQENSDECAWLSPGTAGGAANISFGSFGTYAEQASWSNDTNSCAISHPIVGGSQGNTVTVTNPGSQSSIVNTAVSLQVRASDSASGQTLTYSATGLPAGLSINSATGLISGTPTATGTSSVTVTAKDTTNASGSASFSWTVSTSGGGGGVVNGGFETGSLSSWTATGSASASTSAAHSGSYGALVGSANPSNTSSIAQTFTAPSGSSKVSFAYNVTCPDTVTYDWATATLKDNTTGTTATVLAKTCTQGAGWKTASGSLTAGHSYTLTLTSKDDNYAGDPTYTYYDDVTVS from the coding sequence ATGGGTACCCCCCACACCCGCGGTGCGGCCCGACTGGCTCTGGCCGGTCTCGCATCGCTCTCGCTCGTCACCGGCGCCACGATGGCCTTCGCCTCCGCGCCGGCGCCGGCCCCCTCGACCGGCGGCGCTGTGGTCAACCCGTACAGCCCGGCGTACCAGCACAGCTACCGGCACGGCGTGGTGCCGACCATCCAGCAGCACGCCAAGATGCAGAGCTGGGCGGCCCAGCACCCCACGCCCAACGTGGCGACCGGCCCGGAGACCCTCTCCTACGGCGGCGGCATCGACGGGATCGGCGTGCAGAGCGGGCACTCCAAGGTCTACCTGGTCTTCTACGGGAACCAGTGGGGCACCCAGACCACCGACGCCAACGGCAACGCCAAGTTCTCCGGCGACTCGGCCGGCGCGGCGGGCGCGACCCAGCAGATGTTCAAGGGCATCGGCACCAACGGCGAGCTCTGGTCGGCCGACCTCACCCAGTGGTGTGACGGCCCCAACGTCGCGACGGGTGCCACGAGTTGCCCGTCCAACGCGAACTTCATCCCGTACCAGACCGGCGGCGTGCTGGCCGGCGTCTGGTACGACAACGCGGCCGCCTCGCCGAGCGCCGCGAGCGGCCACCAGCTGGGCCAGGAGGCCGTCAACGCGGCCGGGCACTTCGGCAACACCACGGCGGCGTCCAACCGGGACGCGTACTACGTGATCCTGTCGCCGCACGGCACCAACCCCGACAACTACCAGAACCAGTACTGCGCCTGGCACGACTACAACGGTGACACCACGCTCACCGGCGGCGCCGTCACCTCCCCGTACGGCGACGTGGCCTTCTCGAACCAGCCGTACAACATCGACTCCGGGGCCGGCTGCGGCGTCGGCTTCGTCAACTCGCCCGGCACGCTGGACGGTTGGACGATGACCCTGGGTCACGAGTGGCACGAGATGATGTCGGACCAGAACCCGGCGGGCGGTTGGACCAACAACGTCTCCGGCAGCTCCTACCAGGGGCAGGAGAACTCCGACGAGTGCGCCTGGCTCTCCCCGGGCACGGCGGGCGGCGCGGCCAACATCTCCTTCGGCTCCTTCGGCACCTACGCCGAGCAGGCCAGCTGGTCGAACGACACCAACTCCTGCGCCATCTCGCACCCGATCGTGGGCGGCAGCCAGGGCAACACCGTCACGGTGACCAACCCGGGCAGCCAGAGCAGCATCGTCAACACGGCGGTCTCGCTCCAGGTCAGGGCGAGTGACTCGGCCTCCGGCCAGACCCTCACCTACTCGGCGACCGGCCTGCCGGCCGGGCTCTCGATCAACTCCGCCACCGGTCTGATCTCCGGCACCCCGACCGCGACCGGCACCTCCTCGGTGACCGTCACCGCGAAGGACACCACGAACGCCTCCGGCTCCGCCTCGTTCAGCTGGACGGTCTCCACCAGCGGCGGTGGCGGCGGGGTCGTCAACGGCGGCTTCGAGACCGGCAGCCTGAGCAGCTGGACGGCCACCGGCTCGGCCTCGGCCAGCACCTCGGCGGCGCACAGCGGCAGCTACGGCGCGCTGGTCGGCTCGGCGAACCCGAGCAACACCTCCTCGATCGCCCAGACCTTCACCGCCCCGAGTGGCAGCTCCAAGGTCAGCTTCGCCTACAACGTCACCTGCCCGGACACCGTGACCTACGACTGGGCCACGGCCACCCTCAAGGACAACACCACCGGCACCACGGCCACCGTCCTCGCCAAGACCTGCACCCAGGGCGCCGGTTGGAAGACCGCGAGCGGCAGCCTGACGGCCGGTCACAGCTACACGCTGACCCTCACCAGCAAGGACGACAACTACGCGGGTGACCCGACCTACACCTACTACGACGACGTGACCGTCTCCTGA
- a CDS encoding caspase family protein: MTRHLIAVAVTRVAGRPDLDRPELAEDVQRLERLFGAELGYRRATPLRLDPSREQLTRAVRAFALAPERRPEDHLVLYLACHGLVHPGSGEHYLLLADSDEDDLRGTALRTGELAQQLQPVCGSGVRELPAADWPTAGPARPGRTQPIRRPGALGSRCRPGPGHTPVAGRLAQHGPTHSTRPGP, translated from the coding sequence GTGACCCGGCACCTGATCGCCGTCGCGGTCACCCGGGTGGCCGGCCGCCCTGACCTCGACCGGCCCGAACTGGCCGAGGACGTCCAGCGGTTGGAGCGGCTCTTCGGCGCCGAGCTCGGCTACCGGCGCGCCACGCCGCTGCGCCTGGACCCGAGTCGCGAGCAACTCACCAGGGCCGTCCGCGCCTTCGCCCTCGCCCCAGAGCGAAGACCGGAGGACCACCTGGTGCTCTACCTGGCCTGCCACGGCCTGGTGCACCCCGGCAGCGGCGAGCACTACCTGCTGCTCGCCGACAGCGACGAGGACGATCTGCGCGGTACCGCCTTGCGCACCGGCGAGCTGGCACAGCAGTTGCAGCCGGTCTGCGGCAGCGGCGTCCGGGAGCTGCCGGCCGCCGACTGGCCCACGGCCGGCCCGGCCCGGCCTGGTCGCACTCAGCCGATACGGCGTCCTGGAGCACTGGGATCTCGATGCCGCCCCGGGCCCGGCCACACCCCTGTGGCGGGCCGCCTGGCACAGCACGGACCGACGCACTCGACTCGCCCGGGGCCCTGA
- a CDS encoding NUDIX domain-containing protein, translating to MASDRWLPPEEYVRTIANSTSYACLYFTDQEGRPFQLRAGYSQEPWQWPGGNMDPGETPWECAVRETREETGLVFEGEPRLLGVHFIARRPDWPRTHVGFLFDGGCLTPEQLARVELSDEHSEWRVQTVDEWAQLMAPKSFRRLHEIDRARRSGSVAYLES from the coding sequence GTGGCATCTGACCGGTGGCTGCCGCCGGAGGAGTACGTGCGGACCATCGCCAACTCCACCTCCTACGCCTGCCTCTACTTCACCGACCAGGAGGGCCGCCCGTTCCAGCTGCGGGCCGGCTACAGCCAGGAGCCCTGGCAGTGGCCCGGCGGCAACATGGACCCCGGCGAGACCCCGTGGGAGTGCGCCGTGCGGGAGACCCGGGAGGAGACCGGGCTGGTCTTCGAGGGCGAACCCCGCCTGCTGGGCGTGCACTTCATCGCCCGGCGGCCGGACTGGCCGCGCACCCACGTGGGCTTCCTGTTCGACGGCGGGTGCCTGACCCCCGAGCAACTCGCGCGGGTGGAGCTCAGCGACGAGCACAGCGAGTGGCGGGTGCAGACCGTCGACGAGTGGGCGCAGCTGATGGCGCCGAAGAGCTTCCGGCGCCTGCACGAGATCGACCGGGCCCGGCGCAGCGGGAGCGTGGCCTACCTGGAGAGTTGA
- the map gene encoding type I methionyl aminopeptidase: protein MIEIKSPGQIERMHVTGRFIGGLLAELGELAKVGVDLMDLEHHARRLIKERGAESCYWDYAPSFGKGPFRNVICLSVNDAVLHGLPHKYKLRDGDLLSMDIAVGIDGWVADSAYSVVVGTPAEEDLRLVRATELALEAAIAVARPGNRLGDISAAIGAVAAEHGYPVNLQFGGHGLGRTMHEEPHVPNDGRPGRGLKLRPGLTLAIEPWFCRTTDKITYDPDGWTIRSADGSRTAHSEHTVAITEEGPLVLTRRPGGTESQDGKGSSGALL from the coding sequence GTGATCGAGATCAAGTCCCCCGGCCAGATCGAGCGGATGCACGTCACCGGCCGGTTCATCGGCGGGTTGCTCGCAGAGCTGGGTGAGCTGGCGAAGGTCGGGGTCGACCTGATGGACCTGGAGCACCACGCGCGGCGCCTGATCAAGGAGCGCGGGGCCGAGTCCTGCTACTGGGACTACGCGCCCTCCTTCGGCAAGGGCCCGTTCCGGAACGTGATCTGCCTCTCGGTCAACGACGCCGTGCTGCACGGGCTGCCGCACAAGTACAAGCTGCGCGACGGCGACCTGCTGAGCATGGACATCGCGGTGGGCATCGACGGCTGGGTGGCGGACTCCGCGTACTCGGTGGTGGTCGGCACCCCGGCCGAGGAGGACCTGCGGTTGGTCCGGGCCACCGAGCTCGCGCTGGAGGCCGCCATCGCGGTCGCCCGGCCCGGCAACCGGCTGGGTGACATCTCGGCGGCCATCGGCGCCGTCGCCGCCGAGCACGGGTACCCGGTCAACCTCCAGTTCGGCGGGCACGGCCTCGGCCGGACCATGCACGAGGAGCCGCACGTGCCCAACGACGGCCGCCCGGGCCGCGGGCTGAAGCTGCGCCCCGGCCTGACCCTCGCGATCGAGCCCTGGTTCTGCAGGACCACCGACAAGATCACCTACGACCCGGACGGCTGGACGATCCGCTCGGCCGACGGCTCCCGCACCGCCCACTCCGAGCACACCGTGGCCATCACGGAGGAGGGCCCGCTGGTGCTCACCCGCCGCCCGGGCGGGACGGAATCCCAGGACGGCAAGGGCAGTTCGGGCGCACTCCTCTAG
- a CDS encoding NUDIX hydrolase, with protein sequence MPSTPPVEREQWLASLPRAYTSVGAVITDERGRALLVKSFRPYHQLVGGMIEPEEGPAEGAARETREEIGLELTAGRLLCISWVTASGQGIDQPGVQLYFDLGTIPADTELTLQESEIDAARWAEPAEFPALLGPIRAERLAAALAARADGVTRVLTVSRAELEADRGI encoded by the coding sequence ATGCCGTCGACCCCACCCGTCGAGCGCGAGCAGTGGCTCGCGAGCCTGCCGAGGGCGTACACCTCGGTCGGGGCCGTGATCACCGACGAGCGGGGGCGGGCGCTGCTGGTCAAGTCCTTCCGGCCGTACCACCAGTTGGTGGGCGGCATGATCGAGCCCGAGGAGGGGCCGGCCGAGGGCGCGGCGCGCGAGACCCGGGAGGAGATCGGCCTCGAGCTGACGGCGGGCCGGCTGCTCTGCATCTCCTGGGTGACGGCGAGCGGTCAGGGCATCGACCAGCCCGGCGTGCAGCTCTACTTCGACCTCGGCACCATCCCCGCCGACACCGAGCTGACCCTGCAGGAATCCGAGATCGACGCCGCCCGCTGGGCCGAACCGGCTGAATTCCCCGCCCTGTTGGGACCGATCCGGGCCGAGCGGCTGGCGGCGGCGCTGGCCGCCCGCGCCGACGGGGTGACCAGGGTGCTGACCGTCTCGCGTGCCGAACTGGAGGCCGACCGTGGCATCTGA
- a CDS encoding helix-turn-helix transcriptional regulator has protein sequence MADTRLTTPSYLVLGFIEQLGEASPYDVKVEAARTVAPFWSMPHAQVYAQCDRLVEAGLLSEVRQEGGRNRRRLRLTEAGRAALREWLADPEFAPVEARERSVLKLWFGGSPRVLAPTQVREHRHTLDEYEGLAESVGELLSRGQREALEFGIRYERMMVEFWQWVESREG, from the coding sequence ATGGCTGACACCCGCTTGACCACGCCCTCGTACCTCGTGCTCGGCTTCATCGAGCAGTTGGGCGAGGCCAGCCCGTACGACGTGAAGGTGGAGGCCGCGCGCACGGTGGCGCCGTTCTGGTCGATGCCGCACGCGCAGGTGTACGCGCAGTGCGACCGGCTGGTGGAGGCCGGGCTGCTCTCCGAGGTGCGGCAGGAGGGCGGCCGGAACCGCCGGCGGCTGCGGCTGACCGAGGCCGGCCGGGCCGCGCTGCGGGAGTGGCTGGCCGACCCGGAGTTCGCGCCGGTGGAGGCGCGCGAGCGGAGCGTGCTCAAACTCTGGTTCGGCGGCAGCCCGCGGGTGCTCGCGCCGACCCAGGTCCGCGAGCACCGGCACACCCTGGACGAGTACGAGGGCCTGGCCGAGAGCGTCGGCGAGCTGCTGAGCCGGGGGCAGCGCGAGGCGCTGGAGTTCGGCATCCGGTACGAGCGGATGATGGTCGAGTTCTGGCAGTGGGTGGAGAGCCGCGAGGGGTGA